From Priestia filamentosa, a single genomic window includes:
- a CDS encoding sensor histidine kinase, with the protein MKWKLTGRYLLSIVLVVILVVIINIVTLIGLFLIEINTGKSVFHSGEISAERFTRNFDRYITVANGTIDVTKKGKEKLDQKNAWIQIVDENGREVYGYKLPKAVKKKYTPLETINRYKYKEEDILATVFASGKTVNNREYSYFVGFSDPNIDKYVFTFDIESILHNFKVGILTFLLIDSLIAFFIGYLFSKKLTSPLNSLIDGIKRLANKDYSVNYQPKGIYKDVFYNVNYLSTELTSNEKERKKLDHMREEWLANISHDIKTPLASIQGYAEMMKNKEYHFSLDEMREYADIIEKKALYMKEVMEDLNLTTRLKNKELMLNKKEVNIVTVLRNIVIDILNDARYANRHIEFEVEQEKVEVEVDEILIRRALHNLIYNAIVHNDENVRITVRIEKKARPHIVIEDNGKGIKKEDVDKIFDRYYRGTNTGELHKGSGLGMAIAKDVIKAHDGEIEMKSIVGMGTTINIYL; encoded by the coding sequence ATGAAATGGAAGTTAACAGGTCGTTATTTATTATCAATTGTACTTGTTGTTATTTTAGTTGTGATCATTAATATTGTGACGCTCATTGGATTGTTCCTCATAGAAATTAATACAGGAAAGTCAGTATTTCACAGTGGAGAAATATCAGCTGAGCGGTTTACAAGAAATTTTGATCGTTATATTACTGTAGCAAATGGAACTATTGATGTTACTAAAAAAGGAAAAGAAAAGCTTGACCAAAAAAACGCGTGGATTCAAATTGTTGATGAAAACGGAAGGGAAGTTTACGGCTACAAGCTTCCAAAAGCTGTGAAGAAAAAATATACGCCGTTAGAAACCATCAATAGATATAAATATAAAGAAGAAGATATATTAGCGACCGTTTTTGCAAGCGGAAAAACGGTGAATAATCGGGAATACAGCTATTTCGTTGGTTTTAGCGATCCGAATATCGATAAATATGTTTTTACATTTGATATCGAAAGCATTCTTCACAATTTTAAAGTAGGAATACTTACTTTTTTACTTATCGATAGCTTGATTGCTTTTTTCATTGGCTATTTATTTAGCAAAAAACTAACATCTCCATTAAATAGCTTAATTGATGGAATTAAAAGACTTGCAAACAAAGATTATAGCGTAAATTATCAACCGAAAGGCATTTATAAAGACGTTTTTTATAATGTGAACTACTTGTCAACTGAGCTAACCTCAAATGAAAAGGAGCGCAAGAAGTTAGATCATATGAGAGAAGAATGGCTTGCGAACATTTCTCATGATATCAAAACGCCGCTTGCTTCCATTCAAGGATATGCTGAGATGATGAAAAATAAAGAATATCATTTTTCATTAGATGAGATGCGAGAATATGCCGACATTATTGAAAAAAAAGCACTATATATGAAAGAAGTAATGGAAGACTTAAATTTAACAACAAGACTAAAAAATAAAGAACTTATGTTAAATAAAAAGGAAGTCAATATTGTTACAGTGCTTCGCAACATTGTCATCGATATTTTGAATGATGCAAGATATGCTAACCGTCATATTGAATTTGAAGTAGAGCAGGAAAAAGTAGAAGTAGAGGTAGATGAGATTTTAATTCGCCGGGCATTGCACAATTTAATATACAATGCAATTGTACACAATGATGAGAATGTAAGAATAACGGTTCGAATTGAAAAGAAAGCACGACCACATATTGTTATAGAAGATAATGGAAAAGGAATTAAGAAAGAAGATGTGGATAAAATTTTTGATCGTTATTATCGAGGAACAAATACAGGGGAGCTTCATAAAGGCTCTGGTCTTGGTATGGCTATTGCGAAAGACGTTATTAAAGCACATGATGGGGAGATTGAAATGAAGAGTATAGTTGGAATGGGAACAACAATTAATATCTATCTCTAG
- a CDS encoding DUF3231 family protein, giving the protein MEGKKVYLTSAEIACLWTAYMNDSMSKCILGHMLKYIEDDDIKPAIRHAYDISSQHLKQLVEIFNEENYAIPNGFTSQDINEEAPWLYTDVFCLNYVNFMARVGMITYSGTISMSSRGDIRHYFTTALTQTSELYNMTTDIALSKGVFNRHPYIQVPKESSYINSKKYLSGLNPFNSKRPLNAVEISHLFMNIVTNVIGVQLCLSFGQTSPSKEIQQYMQRGKEISNKHIKVFADMLLNNDIPTPRLPDMGVSNSTTPTFSDKLLMFQMSLLSAAGTGNYATGAAASQRSDLVLNYERLSLEIGQFAKKGADIMIKHNWLEQPPGTADRKTLVSKKERQE; this is encoded by the coding sequence ATGGAAGGAAAGAAGGTTTATTTAACATCGGCTGAGATTGCTTGTCTTTGGACGGCTTATATGAATGATAGTATGTCAAAATGTATTTTAGGTCACATGCTGAAATATATTGAAGATGATGACATAAAACCTGCTATTAGGCATGCTTACGATATTTCTTCACAGCATTTAAAACAGCTAGTTGAAATATTTAATGAAGAAAATTATGCTATTCCAAACGGTTTCACATCTCAAGATATTAATGAAGAAGCTCCATGGCTTTATACAGATGTTTTTTGTTTAAATTATGTTAACTTTATGGCTAGAGTAGGTATGATAACATATAGTGGCACTATTTCAATGAGTTCAAGAGGAGATATTCGTCACTATTTCACAACGGCTTTAACACAAACGAGTGAGCTTTATAATATGACAACAGATATTGCTCTTTCAAAAGGGGTATTTAACCGCCATCCGTATATCCAAGTTCCTAAAGAAAGCAGCTATATAAATAGCAAAAAATATTTAAGTGGTTTAAATCCATTTAACTCTAAACGGCCATTGAATGCAGTTGAGATTTCTCACTTGTTCATGAATATTGTCACAAATGTGATTGGTGTTCAACTTTGCCTAAGTTTTGGACAAACTTCCCCCTCAAAAGAAATCCAACAGTACATGCAGCGTGGAAAAGAAATCTCAAACAAGCATATTAAAGTATTTGCAGATATGCTGCTTAATAATGATATTCCTACTCCAAGGTTACCTGATATGGGGGTAAGCAACTCTACAACCCCAACATTTTCAGATAAATTGTTAATGTTTCAAATGTCGCTTTTGAGTGCAGCAGGAACAGGAAACTATGCCACTGGGGCAGCTGCTAGTCAGCGCAGTGATCTTGTTTTAAATTATGAACGGCTATCATTAGAAATTGGTCAATTTGCTAAAAAGGGAGCTGATATTATGATTAAACACAACTGGCTAGAGCAGCCTCCTGGAACAGCAGATCGCAAGACATTAGTTAGTAAGAAAGAACGCCAAGAATAA
- a CDS encoding S-Ena type endospore appendage produces the protein MHRKLSFVSEEQFDISALENARFFFSDEKGYPLSSEQEKITCREKRDSSEQKRRRIVLPNRETILLQEIQFVQEGYVCLEFEDCIIGPFAFSHEETYLLYAPIHTIVNTAIENVHCYEEFLQSNEKEVCFIVNLIISFDMTIEVLKDENRSINGTFGMPRRKSSVTTVGTPIPVWTDTSTFAINGTIVVENNGTIGVSATASLEVKGTAVTDFTGGPGEAQSITLNNIESIAIAGAGGTGTASVKVAFSLNYKF, from the coding sequence GTGCATCGGAAACTATCATTTGTATCAGAGGAACAGTTTGATATTTCAGCTTTGGAAAATGCACGCTTCTTCTTTAGTGATGAAAAAGGGTATCCATTGTCTTCAGAACAAGAAAAAATAACGTGTAGAGAAAAAAGGGATTCTTCAGAACAAAAAAGGAGAAGAATTGTTTTACCAAATAGGGAAACTATCCTTCTTCAAGAAATTCAGTTCGTACAAGAAGGATACGTATGTCTTGAATTTGAAGATTGTATTATAGGTCCTTTTGCTTTTTCACATGAAGAAACGTATCTTCTATATGCTCCAATTCATACCATTGTAAACACTGCTATTGAAAATGTTCATTGTTATGAAGAATTTTTACAGAGCAACGAGAAAGAAGTTTGTTTTATTGTTAATTTAATAATTAGTTTTGATATGACAATAGAAGTCCTAAAAGATGAAAATCGAAGTATAAATGGGACATTTGGGATGCCTAGAAGAAAATCGTCAGTTACAACCGTTGGAACGCCTATTCCAGTTTGGACTGATACAAGCACGTTTGCAATTAATGGAACAATTGTAGTTGAAAACAATGGGACAATAGGGGTTTCAGCAACAGCGAGTTTGGAAGTTAAAGGAACAGCTGTTACTGATTTTACAGGGGGACCAGGCGAAGCACAATCTATCACATTAAACAATATCGAGTCCATTGCAATTGCAGGTGCAGGTGGAACAGGAACAGCAAGTGTGAAAGTTGCTTTTTCCTTAAACTATAAATTTTAA
- a CDS encoding hotdog fold thioesterase, giving the protein MKNTLMESLGIEILEVKENGTCIAKMPVDERTHQPFGFLHGGASVALAETVASLGAASLVDLKEKAVFGQEINANHIRSKQSGFVTGIASVIHQGRTSMVYEIRIVDEEEKLISISRCTIAVVDKR; this is encoded by the coding sequence ATGAAAAACACTCTTATGGAAAGTCTAGGGATAGAAATTTTAGAAGTAAAAGAAAACGGGACATGTATAGCAAAGATGCCTGTTGACGAAAGAACACATCAACCGTTCGGTTTTCTACATGGTGGAGCTTCTGTAGCTCTTGCTGAAACAGTTGCAAGTCTTGGGGCCGCAAGTTTAGTTGACCTTAAGGAAAAAGCGGTTTTTGGACAAGAAATTAATGCAAACCATATTCGCTCTAAACAAAGTGGCTTTGTAACAGGAATAGCATCTGTTATTCACCAAGGCCGGACAAGCATGGTATATGAGATTCGGATTGTTGATGAAGAAGAAAAACTGATTTCAATCTCAAGATGTACGATTGCGGTTGTTGATAAACGCTAA
- a CDS encoding thiamine pyrophosphate-dependent dehydrogenase E1 component subunit alpha yields the protein MKMTEQNQKHLSWEKATWMYQKMVEIRKFEDKVHEIFARGVLPGFVHLYAGEEAIAVGMCAHLTDKDSITSTHRGHGHCIAKGCDLDGMMAELFGKISGLCKGKGGSMHIADLDKGMLGANGIVGGGFPLACGSALTAKYKKTKDVSVCFFGDGANNEGTFHEGINLAAVWKLPVIFVAENNGYGEATPFESASSCSTIAERATSYNIPGIRVDGKDILAVYKAAEEAVQRARNGEGPTLIECVTYRNYGHFEGDAQTYKKKEDREEHLQERDAIALFKNYLTSEEIVKEQELNNIDERVEEAVSRAVELAENSEYPDKNELFKDVYVSY from the coding sequence ATGAAAATGACGGAGCAAAATCAAAAACACCTTTCTTGGGAAAAAGCAACATGGATGTATCAGAAGATGGTTGAAATTCGCAAGTTTGAAGATAAAGTTCATGAAATCTTCGCACGAGGCGTTCTACCTGGATTTGTTCATTTATATGCAGGGGAAGAAGCTATTGCAGTTGGAATGTGCGCTCATTTAACAGATAAGGACAGCATTACAAGCACACATAGAGGGCATGGACATTGCATTGCAAAAGGATGCGATCTTGACGGGATGATGGCCGAGCTTTTCGGGAAAATTTCGGGTCTTTGTAAAGGAAAAGGAGGATCAATGCATATTGCAGATTTAGATAAAGGGATGCTTGGAGCAAACGGAATTGTTGGGGGAGGATTCCCGCTTGCGTGTGGGTCTGCATTAACAGCAAAATATAAAAAGACAAAAGATGTAAGCGTTTGCTTTTTTGGGGATGGAGCTAATAATGAAGGAACATTTCATGAAGGAATCAATTTAGCAGCTGTGTGGAAATTACCTGTTATCTTCGTTGCTGAAAACAACGGGTATGGGGAAGCAACCCCTTTTGAATCTGCTTCAAGCTGCTCGACAATTGCAGAAAGAGCAACATCATACAACATCCCAGGTATACGAGTTGATGGAAAAGACATTTTAGCTGTTTATAAAGCAGCAGAAGAAGCAGTTCAAAGAGCCCGTAACGGAGAAGGCCCAACTCTCATTGAATGTGTGACATATAGAAATTATGGTCATTTTGAAGGGGATGCTCAAACCTATAAGAAAAAAGAAGATCGAGAAGAGCATTTACAAGAACGTGATGCAATTGCTTTGTTTAAAAACTATCTTACTTCAGAAGAAATTGTTAAAGAACAAGAGCTTAATAACATTGATGAAAGAGTAGAAGAAGCCGTCTCAAGAGCAGTTGAACTTGCTGAAAACAGTGAGTATCCAGATAAAAATGAATTGTTTAAAGACGTATATGTTTCATATTAA
- a CDS encoding alpha-ketoacid dehydrogenase subunit beta — translation MSRQLTMSKAINEALQLAMRKDRDVIMLGEDIAGGGGVDHLQDDEAWGGVLGVTKGLVQEFGRDRVLDTPISEAGYVGAAMGAAATGLRPVAELMFNDFIGCCLDQVLNQGAKFRYMFGGKAKVPVTIRTTHGAGFRAAAQHSQSLYALFTSIPGIKVVVPSSPYDAKGLLLSAIEDDDPVIFFEDKILYNAKGEVPEGYYTIPLGKADIKREGSDLTIVAIGKQVGTALTAAAQLSKRGIEAEVVDPRSLSPLDSTTILSSVEKTNRLIVVDEASPRCSIATDIAALVADEAFDMLDAPIKRITGPHTPVPFSPPLEDEYLPTPEKIIKVVSELIGDKSLLNV, via the coding sequence ATGAGCAGACAACTAACAATGTCAAAAGCGATTAATGAAGCACTTCAGCTTGCAATGAGGAAGGATAGAGACGTTATCATGCTTGGAGAGGATATTGCAGGAGGTGGAGGAGTTGACCATCTTCAAGATGATGAGGCATGGGGAGGCGTGCTTGGGGTTACAAAAGGACTTGTTCAAGAGTTTGGGAGAGATCGAGTGTTAGATACCCCGATTTCAGAAGCGGGATATGTTGGAGCAGCAATGGGGGCAGCTGCGACTGGACTTAGGCCTGTTGCAGAGCTTATGTTTAACGATTTTATCGGATGTTGTCTTGATCAAGTGTTAAATCAGGGGGCGAAGTTTCGCTACATGTTTGGGGGAAAAGCAAAAGTCCCTGTTACAATTCGCACAACACATGGAGCAGGATTTCGAGCAGCAGCGCAGCATTCTCAAAGCTTATATGCTTTATTTACAAGCATTCCAGGAATTAAAGTTGTTGTTCCTTCTTCTCCATATGATGCAAAAGGATTGTTGTTGTCAGCAATTGAAGATGATGATCCTGTTATTTTCTTTGAAGATAAAATTTTGTATAACGCAAAAGGAGAAGTTCCTGAAGGATATTACACAATTCCACTTGGCAAAGCAGACATTAAGCGAGAAGGAAGCGATTTAACAATTGTTGCAATTGGAAAGCAAGTTGGCACAGCACTAACAGCGGCAGCGCAGCTTTCAAAACGCGGCATTGAAGCAGAAGTCGTTGATCCACGTAGCCTCTCACCACTTGATTCTACAACAATTCTTTCTTCTGTTGAAAAAACAAACCGCCTTATTGTTGTTGATGAAGCAAGCCCACGATGCAGCATTGCAACAGACATTGCAGCACTTGTAGCAGATGAAGCTTTTGATATGTTAGATGCACCAATTAAGCGGATTACAGGACCACACACACCTGTTCCATTTTCGCCACCTCTAGAAGATGAATACTTACCAACGCCAGAGAAAATTATTAAAGTTGTATCAGAACTGATTGGAGACAAGTCTCTTCTAAATGTATAA
- a CDS encoding dihydrolipoamide acetyltransferase family protein, with protein sequence MAVEVVMPKLGMAMKEGIISSWNKKVGDKVTKGEPVASINSEKIEMEVEAPSDGVLLDIKVEEEEGVPPGTVICYIGELNEQIAPKKDKETKCLSLSSSKEEVAATVAIEERPIKKNRLKISPVAKKIALASGLDIDTIQGSGPGGRITKVDVEKELKKQGEKEEESREEGREERTKIPLAGMRKVIAERMKSSLLNSAQLTITMKADVTNLVKLREEVKQSFEKRGEEKLSLNNFIVRATVLSLEKHREMNSSYDEEGIIYHEGVHVGIAVAIKDGLLVPVVRNAEKLSLVETATTIRKLSSSVRQGEMDGIEMTGSTFTVTNLSAYGVEFFTPILNPPETGILGVGAVEQVPMYKGAELQKCSMLPLSLTFDHRVVDGAPAAEFLQTIKGYLEDPIAILL encoded by the coding sequence ATGGCAGTTGAAGTTGTCATGCCAAAGCTCGGAATGGCGATGAAAGAAGGAATAATATCCTCTTGGAATAAAAAAGTAGGGGATAAAGTGACAAAAGGAGAGCCTGTTGCGAGCATTAACTCCGAGAAAATTGAGATGGAAGTGGAAGCGCCAAGTGACGGAGTCTTATTAGATATTAAAGTTGAAGAAGAGGAAGGGGTTCCTCCAGGTACTGTTATTTGCTACATTGGAGAACTGAATGAACAAATTGCCCCTAAAAAAGATAAAGAAACGAAGTGTCTTTCTTTATCTTCTTCAAAAGAGGAAGTGGCAGCAACAGTTGCTATAGAAGAACGTCCTATAAAAAAGAATCGTCTTAAAATTTCACCTGTTGCTAAAAAGATAGCATTAGCTTCTGGACTTGACATTGACACTATACAAGGAAGCGGTCCAGGAGGTCGCATTACAAAAGTTGATGTTGAAAAAGAATTGAAAAAGCAAGGTGAAAAAGAGGAAGAGAGCAGAGAAGAAGGGAGAGAAGAACGAACAAAAATACCTTTAGCAGGAATGAGAAAAGTAATTGCTGAACGTATGAAAAGCAGTTTATTAAACAGTGCCCAGCTTACAATTACGATGAAAGCAGATGTTACAAATCTTGTTAAACTAAGAGAGGAAGTAAAACAATCCTTTGAAAAAAGAGGAGAAGAAAAGCTTTCTCTGAATAACTTTATTGTGCGAGCTACTGTTTTATCGTTAGAAAAACATAGAGAAATGAACAGCAGCTACGATGAGGAAGGCATTATTTATCATGAAGGTGTACACGTTGGAATTGCTGTTGCTATTAAAGATGGCTTACTTGTTCCTGTTGTAAGAAATGCCGAAAAGCTTTCCCTAGTGGAAACAGCGACAACGATTAGAAAACTCTCTTCTTCAGTTCGACAAGGAGAGATGGATGGAATTGAAATGACAGGGTCGACCTTTACAGTGACAAACCTTAGTGCATACGGAGTAGAATTCTTTACTCCTATTTTAAACCCACCAGAAACAGGAATTCTTGGGGTTGGGGCAGTTGAGCAAGTTCCAATGTATAAAGGAGCAGAACTTCAAAAGTGCAGCATGCTACCACTTAGTTTAACATTTGATCATCGTGTTGTAGATGGAGCACCCGCTGCGGAGTTTTTACAAACCATTAAGGGGTATTTAGAAGACCCAATTGCAATCCTTTTATAG
- the lpdA gene encoding dihydrolipoyl dehydrogenase encodes MSTLVVIGGGPAGYVAAIKASSLGKKVILVEEKDLGGTCLNEGCMPTKSLLESALTYEKVKKAGRFGIEISNEATVNWSGVQAYKHGVVHQLMQGIKYLMKKNKINVMNGRASFISHNRVRVQKENSVDEIEGTEFIIAAGSAPVSLPFAPFDGDWIIHSGQAMSLSILPSSLIIVGGGVIGCEFASIYSRLGTKVTIIEGSPTLLPHEDKDISALLHEKLAEDGVEIYTNTRLESVEKKAKKVSFITSEGRYEERQGDYVLVSVGRKPKTSDLCLERAGVVFTDEGVIVNEHMQTSVPNIYACGDIIGGIQLAHVAFHEGAVAALHACGEKTKVNYRAVPRCVYTFPEVASVGFTEREAREVYDRVKVGEFSFGGNGKALITGEPFGKVKVMIEEEFNEIIGLSIIGPKATELIGQGTVMIHSELTIDVMEDFIAAHPTLSEAIHEALLNTTGSAVHA; translated from the coding sequence ATGTCAACATTAGTTGTAATTGGAGGAGGCCCTGCTGGCTATGTTGCAGCAATTAAAGCTTCCTCACTCGGAAAAAAGGTGATATTAGTTGAAGAAAAGGATCTTGGAGGTACGTGCTTAAATGAAGGATGTATGCCAACAAAATCCTTACTCGAGAGTGCTTTAACATATGAAAAAGTAAAGAAAGCAGGACGCTTTGGTATAGAAATTTCAAATGAAGCCACTGTTAATTGGAGTGGGGTGCAGGCTTATAAGCATGGTGTTGTTCATCAGCTTATGCAAGGGATTAAATATTTAATGAAGAAAAATAAAATTAACGTTATGAATGGAAGAGCTTCTTTCATCAGTCATAATCGAGTAAGAGTGCAAAAAGAGAACAGTGTTGACGAAATAGAAGGAACCGAGTTTATTATTGCTGCAGGATCTGCTCCTGTGTCTTTACCGTTTGCTCCATTTGATGGAGATTGGATAATCCATAGCGGGCAAGCAATGTCGCTTTCAATACTTCCATCTTCTCTAATTATCGTTGGAGGAGGGGTTATTGGATGTGAGTTTGCTAGTATTTATAGCCGTCTTGGAACAAAAGTAACCATTATTGAAGGGAGTCCAACCCTTCTTCCACATGAAGATAAAGATATTTCAGCTCTTTTACATGAAAAGCTTGCAGAAGATGGAGTAGAAATTTATACAAATACTCGCTTAGAAAGTGTAGAGAAAAAAGCTAAAAAAGTCAGTTTTATAACAAGTGAGGGAAGATATGAAGAAAGACAAGGTGATTATGTACTTGTTTCTGTCGGAAGAAAGCCAAAAACAAGTGATCTTTGCCTAGAGAGAGCCGGAGTAGTATTTACGGATGAAGGAGTTATTGTAAATGAACACATGCAAACAAGTGTCCCAAACATTTATGCATGTGGAGATATTATAGGAGGTATTCAGCTAGCACACGTTGCTTTCCATGAAGGAGCAGTTGCAGCACTCCATGCATGTGGAGAGAAGACTAAAGTGAATTATCGGGCAGTGCCTCGGTGTGTCTATACATTTCCAGAGGTAGCAAGTGTCGGATTTACAGAAAGAGAAGCAAGAGAAGTATATGATAGAGTAAAAGTTGGAGAGTTTTCATTTGGGGGAAACGGAAAAGCCCTTATTACAGGTGAGCCATTTGGAAAAGTAAAAGTAATGATAGAAGAAGAGTTCAATGAGATTATTGGCCTTTCTATTATTGGGCCAAAAGCAACAGAGCTCATTGGGCAAGGAACAGTAATGATTCATAGTGAACTAACAATAGATGTAATGGAAGATTTTATTGCTGCTCATCCAACACTTTCAGAAGCTATTCATGAAGCGCTCTTGAACACGACAGGAAGTGCTGTACATGCTTAA
- a CDS encoding sigma-54-dependent Fis family transcriptional regulator — protein sequence MIEGSFSLNMWERFIKEGILEESRLNKRIIESWYRCRSEEVNPNLKVGQHVLNQEQLEKQRRKNSFLIHAALPYMNKIEKFIQETSMVSLLIDAQGYILSMNGAQHVLEKAREINFTEGSCWTEKEVGTNAIGTALQNKEAMMVTGAEHYAKASHEWSCSSAVIRGGAGEVLGVFNISCPAEYAHQSMIVTATSAAYMIEKAQIHLKREEEIALLHNTMEWMESERPLIVCTNNGNVVGASKGVREKMGNWAEMSKASLLNEGYDVQFEVPVFSKNRLTAIGYIAYLTPKRYKNREDSFFVSAPFIFNGAKSVSKAFQHTLTEAKCAAPTEASVYLSGETGAGKEMVAKAIHENSGRKKGPFIALNCGALPKNLLESELFGYEEGAFTGAKRGGYKGKFQQASGGTLFLDEIGDLPFMMQIALLRVLQERIVTPLGSEEEKPIDVRIITATHQDLKALVEQGKFREDLYYRLHIYPVHVPSLRSRKEDIPHLVQYFCERYKWHVTLSPLFFKKLAHYDWPGNIRELFNILHRVKIVEEAKGEGVENILDNILLDSLSSSSEREEKELPSLSFREEIQKEKMKTALQETNGNITLAAKLINVPRSTFYRRLQKYNLH from the coding sequence ATGATAGAGGGAAGTTTTTCTTTAAATATGTGGGAGCGTTTTATAAAAGAAGGCATACTAGAAGAAAGTCGTCTAAATAAAAGAATTATAGAGTCTTGGTATCGGTGTAGAAGTGAAGAAGTAAATCCGAATTTAAAAGTTGGACAGCACGTCTTAAATCAAGAACAGTTAGAAAAACAACGACGCAAAAATTCTTTTTTAATTCATGCAGCCCTACCATATATGAATAAAATAGAAAAGTTTATTCAGGAAACAAGTATGGTTTCGCTGTTAATCGATGCACAAGGCTATATTTTATCAATGAATGGAGCTCAGCACGTTTTAGAAAAAGCAAGGGAAATTAATTTTACTGAAGGGTCATGCTGGACAGAGAAAGAAGTCGGGACAAATGCAATTGGCACAGCTCTTCAAAATAAGGAAGCAATGATGGTGACAGGAGCTGAACACTATGCAAAAGCTTCCCATGAATGGAGCTGCTCTTCAGCTGTTATAAGAGGAGGAGCGGGAGAAGTTCTTGGTGTTTTTAATATTTCGTGTCCTGCTGAGTATGCTCATCAGTCTATGATTGTAACTGCTACTTCAGCAGCCTATATGATTGAAAAAGCACAAATACACCTAAAAAGGGAAGAAGAGATAGCGCTTTTACACAACACAATGGAATGGATGGAAAGCGAGCGTCCGCTTATTGTTTGCACAAATAACGGAAACGTCGTAGGAGCAAGCAAAGGCGTAAGGGAAAAGATGGGGAACTGGGCTGAGATGTCAAAGGCAAGTTTATTAAATGAAGGGTATGATGTACAGTTTGAAGTTCCTGTATTCTCGAAAAATCGGTTGACGGCTATTGGATATATTGCCTATTTAACACCTAAAAGATATAAAAATAGAGAAGATTCATTTTTTGTTTCCGCACCTTTTATATTTAATGGCGCAAAAAGCGTCAGTAAAGCTTTTCAACATACTCTAACAGAGGCAAAGTGTGCTGCACCAACAGAGGCAAGTGTTTACCTTTCTGGTGAAACAGGGGCAGGGAAAGAAATGGTTGCAAAAGCAATTCATGAAAACAGCGGACGAAAAAAGGGGCCTTTTATTGCATTAAACTGTGGAGCTCTTCCAAAAAATTTACTTGAAAGTGAGCTTTTTGGATATGAAGAAGGAGCATTTACAGGAGCAAAGCGAGGAGGATATAAAGGGAAATTTCAGCAAGCGAGCGGCGGGACGCTATTTTTAGATGAAATTGGTGACTTACCTTTTATGATGCAAATCGCTCTTTTACGTGTTTTGCAAGAACGTATTGTTACTCCTCTTGGAAGTGAGGAGGAAAAGCCCATTGACGTTCGAATTATTACAGCAACACACCAAGACTTAAAAGCTCTTGTTGAGCAAGGAAAGTTTCGGGAAGATTTATATTATAGACTTCATATTTATCCAGTCCATGTTCCATCACTACGAAGTCGAAAAGAAGATATCCCACATCTCGTTCAGTATTTTTGTGAAAGATATAAATGGCATGTAACTTTATCTCCTCTTTTTTTTAAGAAACTTGCTCACTATGATTGGCCAGGCAATATACGTGAACTGTTTAATATACTTCATCGAGTTAAAATTGTGGAAGAAGCAAAAGGAGAGGGAGTAGAAAACATTTTAGACAATATTCTATTGGACTCGCTTTCTTCGTCTTCTGAAAGAGAAGAAAAGGAACTTCCCTCTCTTTCATTTCGAGAAGAAATTCAAAAAGAGAAAATGAAGACAGCACTTCAGGAAACAAATGGAAACATTACGCTTGCCGCAAAATTAATCAATGTCCCGCGCAGCACGTTTTATAGACGTCTTCAAAAATATAATCTCCATTAA